The proteins below are encoded in one region of Streptomyces roseirectus:
- a CDS encoding LLM class flavin-dependent oxidoreductase encodes MEFGLFVQGYVGKRGETDPLAEHKALMEETEYVIEADRSGFKYAWASEHHFLDEYSHLSANEVFLGYLAHATERIHLGSGIFNPLAPVNHPVKVAEKVAMLDHLTGNRFEFGSGRGAGSHEILGFMPGVTDMNHTKELWEETIAEFPKMWLQDEYVGFQGKHWQLPPRKVLPKPYGKSHPAMWYAAGSPPSYAMAARKGLGVLGFSIQKVSDMEWVLEQYKTAIVNAEPVGDFVNDNVMVTTTAICAPTHDEAIQVAVSGGLHYLPSLVFRYHDTFPRPEGFPVWPETLPEYTAEFVELLIEEELLICGDPDEVLRQCKRWEQAGADQLSFGLPVGVPKEQTLQTIRLIGEHVIPKIDTDPVHRTTRFRQGA; translated from the coding sequence TTGGAATTCGGGCTCTTTGTTCAGGGGTATGTCGGCAAGCGGGGCGAGACGGATCCACTGGCCGAGCACAAGGCGCTGATGGAGGAGACCGAGTACGTCATCGAGGCGGACCGGTCGGGCTTCAAGTACGCGTGGGCGTCGGAGCACCACTTCCTCGACGAGTACTCCCACCTCTCCGCCAACGAGGTCTTCCTCGGCTACCTCGCCCACGCCACCGAACGGATCCACCTCGGCTCGGGCATCTTCAACCCGCTCGCGCCGGTCAACCACCCGGTGAAAGTCGCCGAGAAGGTCGCCATGCTCGACCATCTCACCGGCAACCGCTTCGAGTTCGGCAGCGGACGCGGTGCCGGCTCCCACGAGATCCTGGGCTTCATGCCGGGCGTCACCGACATGAACCACACCAAGGAACTGTGGGAGGAGACGATCGCCGAGTTCCCGAAGATGTGGCTCCAGGACGAATACGTCGGATTCCAGGGAAAACACTGGCAGTTGCCGCCCAGGAAGGTCCTGCCGAAGCCGTACGGCAAGTCCCACCCGGCGATGTGGTACGCGGCCGGCTCACCCCCCTCGTACGCCATGGCGGCCCGAAAGGGCCTGGGCGTCCTGGGGTTCAGCATCCAGAAGGTCTCCGACATGGAATGGGTGCTGGAGCAGTACAAGACGGCGATCGTGAACGCCGAACCCGTCGGCGACTTCGTCAACGACAACGTGATGGTGACGACGACGGCGATCTGCGCGCCCACCCACGACGAGGCGATCCAGGTCGCGGTGAGCGGCGGACTGCACTACCTGCCGTCGCTCGTCTTCCGCTACCACGACACCTTCCCCCGCCCCGAGGGCTTCCCCGTCTGGCCCGAGACGCTGCCCGAGTACACCGCCGAGTTCGTCGAACTCCTCATCGAGGAAGAGCTGTTGATCTGCGGCGACCCCGACGAGGTACTGCGCCAGTGCAAACGCTGGGAGCAGGCGGGCGCCGACCAGCTGAGCTTCGGACTGCCGGTCGGCGTGCCCAAGGAACAGACCCTCCAGACGATCCGGCTGATCGGCGAGCACGTCATCCCGAAGATCGACACGGACCCCGTGCACCGGACCACGCGGTTCCGTCAGGGAGCGTGA